The following proteins come from a genomic window of Gemmatimonadota bacterium:
- the tuf gene encoding elongation factor Tu (EF-Tu; promotes GTP-dependent binding of aminoacyl-tRNA to the A-site of ribosomes during protein biosynthesis; when the tRNA anticodon matches the mRNA codon, GTP hydrolysis results; the inactive EF-Tu-GDP leaves the ribosome and release of GDP is promoted by elongation factor Ts; many prokaryotes have two copies of the gene encoding EF-Tu): AGVEMVMPGDNIQMKIDLITPIAMDEGLRFAIREGGRTVGAGVVTKILK, translated from the coding sequence GCCGGGGTGGAGATGGTGATGCCGGGGGACAACATCCAGATGAAGATTGATTTGATCACGCCGATCGCGATGGATGAGGGGTTGCGGTTCGCGATTCGTGAGGGCGGCCGGACGGTGGGCGCCGGCGTCGTTACCAAGATTCTGAAGTAA
- a CDS encoding 30S ribosomal protein S10, whose amino-acid sequence MASKIRIRLKAFDHAVLDQAAADIVRSVEKTGAQVSGPIPLPSKIQRWTVLRSPHIDKKSREQFELRTHKRLLDINDSRPQTMDALTKLDLPAGVDVEIKVE is encoded by the coding sequence ATGGCCAGTAAGATTCGTATCCGTCTCAAGGCGTTTGATCACGCGGTATTGGATCAGGCTGCTGCTGACATCGTTCGCTCGGTCGAAAAGACCGGCGCGCAGGTCTCAGGGCCGATCCCGCTGCCGAGCAAGATCCAACGGTGGACGGTACTTCGGAGTCCGCATATCGATAAGAAGAGCCGGGAGCAGTTCGAGCTCCGGACCCATAAGCGGCTCTTGGACATCAACGACTCTCGTCCTCAAACGATGGACGCGTTGACCAAGCTCGATTTGCCGGCTGGCGTCGACGTCGAAATCAAGGTTGAGTAG
- a CDS encoding 50S ribosomal protein L3, translating to MTDGLIGRKVGMTRVFLDGGTSVPVTVIEAGPCRVLQVRGSGVQLGFGQKRAQRTLKAELGHAKAAGLDAAPSVVRTFELNGDAPKPGDTVTVGMFAAGETVKVTGQSKGRGFQGVVHRYGIGGGPGSHGNTRHRKPGSVGAGTDPSRVIKGKRMPGHMGDRRHTELGLQVVRIDAERNLLFVRGAVPGAKNGIVTVAKQGGRSRHD from the coding sequence ATGACGGATGGATTGATTGGACGCAAAGTGGGGATGACCCGGGTGTTTCTTGACGGTGGCACCTCGGTGCCGGTGACCGTTATCGAAGCCGGCCCGTGTCGGGTCCTCCAGGTTCGCGGGAGCGGCGTGCAGCTTGGCTTCGGTCAGAAGCGGGCGCAGCGGACTCTCAAGGCAGAGTTGGGGCACGCCAAGGCGGCGGGTCTCGATGCGGCGCCGAGCGTGGTGCGGACGTTCGAGTTGAACGGTGACGCCCCGAAGCCTGGTGATACCGTGACCGTCGGCATGTTCGCGGCTGGTGAGACCGTCAAGGTCACCGGTCAGTCGAAGGGCCGCGGATTCCAGGGCGTCGTGCACCGGTACGGGATCGGTGGCGGGCCCGGGTCGCACGGTAACACGCGGCACCGGAAGCCTGGCTCGGTCGGCGCCGGCACCGATCCGTCGCGCGTCATCAAGGGCAAGCGGATGCCCGGTCACATGGGCGACCGCCGTCACACCGAACTCGGCCTCCAGGTCGTTCGGATCGATGCCGAGCGTAATCTGCTGTTCGTGCGGGGAGCGGTCCCGGGAGCGAAGAACGGGATCGTGACCGTGGCGAAGCAGGGAGGGAGAAGCCGTCATGATTGA
- a CDS encoding 50S ribosomal protein L4, with amino-acid sequence MIEAPLFQPNGKPSGSVALPADYFDGTVNEPVMHQAVKAFLANQRQGTHATKTRRWVTGGNQKPWKQKGTGRARAGSTRSPLWPGGGTVFGPHPRDYTQDIPKKVRQLARRSSLNARAREGFLSLVESLDFSGPKTAQLAALLKAMGLTGKKVLLLTHGIKKNVYLSGRNIPLLEVMPYGDVATYNVLWSDAVVVERGALTGEAIESEAADTDAAPKKKTAVKAPKAPKAPKAEKATKAPAVKKTAKPAAEKKARAKKAAPKPKDGK; translated from the coding sequence ATGATTGAGGCCCCGTTGTTTCAACCGAACGGGAAGCCGAGCGGAAGCGTTGCGCTCCCGGCTGACTATTTCGACGGCACGGTCAACGAGCCGGTGATGCACCAAGCGGTGAAGGCCTTTTTGGCCAATCAGCGCCAGGGCACTCACGCGACCAAGACTCGCCGGTGGGTTACGGGTGGTAACCAGAAGCCGTGGAAACAAAAGGGCACCGGCCGCGCCCGAGCCGGTTCGACGCGGTCGCCGTTGTGGCCCGGCGGCGGCACGGTGTTCGGTCCGCACCCGCGCGATTACACCCAGGATATTCCCAAGAAGGTCCGGCAGTTAGCTCGGCGCTCGTCGCTGAACGCCCGGGCCCGCGAGGGGTTCCTGTCCCTGGTCGAGAGTCTCGACTTCAGCGGTCCGAAGACGGCCCAGTTGGCGGCGCTACTCAAGGCGATGGGGTTGACCGGCAAGAAGGTGTTGCTGCTGACCCACGGGATCAAGAAAAACGTCTACTTGAGCGGGCGGAACATTCCGCTGCTCGAGGTGATGCCATACGGCGACGTCGCGACCTACAACGTCCTGTGGTCGGATGCCGTGGTGGTTGAGCGCGGCGCCTTGACCGGCGAAGCGATCGAGTCCGAGGCTGCCGACACGGATGCGGCACCGAAGAAGAAGACCGCGGTCAAAGCGCCGAAGGCCCCAAAGGCCCCAAAAGCCGAGAAGGCTACCAAAGCGCCGGCCGTGAAAAAGACGGCCAAGCCGGCCGCCGAAAAGAAGGCGCGGGCCAAGAAGGCCGCGCCCAAGCCGAAGGACGGTAAATAA
- a CDS encoding 50S ribosomal protein L23, which translates to MAALHDVVVKPLITEKSSAAYQNRKEYAFQVATRATKRDVKAALEKLFGVTVTRVRTMQMRRIEVTRGRTRGKTEAWKKALVTLKDGDSIAVFEG; encoded by the coding sequence ATGGCTGCCCTGCATGATGTGGTGGTGAAGCCGTTGATCACCGAGAAGAGCTCGGCGGCGTATCAGAACCGGAAGGAATACGCCTTCCAGGTAGCGACGCGGGCGACAAAGCGGGATGTCAAAGCGGCGTTGGAGAAGCTCTTCGGCGTGACGGTGACCAGGGTCCGGACCATGCAGATGCGCCGGATCGAAGTCACCCGCGGGCGGACCCGGGGCAAGACCGAGGCCTGGAAGAAGGCCTTGGTGACTCTGAAGGACGGCGACTCAATCGCCGTGTTCGAGGGCTAA
- a CDS encoding 50S ribosomal protein L2 — protein MANRQYRPTSAGTRFRSVSDFAEITRDTPEKSLLTPLRKTGGRNNKGHVTMRAIGGGHRQHYRIIDFKRNKFGIPAKVAHIEYDPNRTARIALLFYADGEKRYILHPVGLKQGDTVLSGPGTDARNGNALPLGEIPLGTNVHNIELKIGKGGSIARSAGQYAQVMAREGQYVTLKLKSGETRLVNGRCLATIGEVGNSEHELLSRGKAGKTRWLGRRGKVRGVAKNPVDHPLGGGEGKSSGGRPPVSPWGKAEGVKTRLPKKATNRLIIRGRKRGKATGGGN, from the coding sequence ATGGCCAATCGTCAATATCGTCCGACATCCGCCGGGACCCGGTTCCGGTCGGTGTCCGATTTCGCGGAGATCACGCGCGATACGCCGGAAAAGTCGCTGCTCACCCCCCTTCGGAAGACGGGTGGCCGGAACAACAAGGGCCACGTCACGATGCGGGCGATCGGTGGCGGGCACCGGCAGCACTACCGGATCATCGACTTCAAGCGGAACAAGTTCGGGATTCCGGCCAAGGTTGCGCACATCGAATACGACCCGAACCGCACCGCCAGGATTGCGTTGCTCTTCTACGCTGATGGCGAGAAGCGATACATCCTCCACCCGGTCGGCCTGAAGCAGGGTGACACGGTGTTGAGCGGGCCGGGGACCGATGCCCGGAACGGCAACGCCCTGCCGCTGGGTGAAATCCCGTTGGGTACCAACGTGCATAACATTGAGCTCAAGATCGGCAAGGGTGGCTCGATCGCGCGGAGCGCGGGTCAGTACGCCCAAGTGATGGCGCGGGAAGGCCAATACGTGACGCTCAAGTTGAAGTCCGGCGAAACCCGGCTCGTCAACGGACGTTGCCTGGCCACGATCGGCGAAGTGGGCAACTCCGAGCACGAGTTGTTGTCGCGCGGCAAGGCCGGCAAGACCCGGTGGTTGGGCCGCCGTGGCAAAGTCCGTGGTGTCGCGAAGAATCCGGTCGACCACCCGCTGGGTGGTGGTGAAGGGAAGAGCTCGGGTGGACGTCCGCCGGTTTCGCCGTGGGGTAAGGCCGAAGGCGTCAAGACCAGGCTTCCGAAGAAGGCCACGAATCGACTGATTATCCGCGGCCGCAAGCGTGGTAAGGCGACCGGCGGGGGGAACTGA
- a CDS encoding 30S ribosomal protein S19 yields MGRSVKKGPYVQEALLKKVQVLTGKNTKQVVKTWSRASTILPEFVGHTFAVHNGNKFVPVHVTENMVGHKLGEFSPTRIFKGHSGKMVADKKAKPE; encoded by the coding sequence ATGGGACGGAGCGTCAAGAAGGGACCGTACGTTCAGGAGGCCTTGCTCAAGAAGGTCCAAGTCCTGACCGGGAAGAACACGAAGCAGGTCGTGAAGACCTGGAGCCGGGCGAGCACCATTCTCCCCGAGTTCGTGGGCCACACGTTCGCGGTGCACAACGGCAACAAGTTCGTGCCGGTGCATGTCACCGAGAACATGGTGGGTCACAAGCTCGGTGAGTTCTCGCCGACTCGGATCTTCAAGGGCCACAGCGGCAAGATGGTAGCCGACAAGAAGGCGAAGCCGGAGTGA
- a CDS encoding 50S ribosomal protein L22, which produces MTLGHAIQRNVRQSPRKMRLVIDLIRGKDVNEALAILKFNKRNAAKQIAKTLKSAVSNAEQKAMAGNERFDADELMVAKAIVNGGSPLKRIHAAAQGRATPIKKRTSHVEIHVRSKE; this is translated from the coding sequence ATGACTCTTGGACACGCAATTCAGCGCAACGTTCGCCAAAGCCCGCGGAAGATGCGGCTGGTGATCGACCTGATCCGGGGTAAGGACGTCAACGAGGCGTTGGCGATCCTCAAGTTCAACAAGCGAAACGCGGCCAAGCAGATCGCGAAGACGCTCAAGAGCGCCGTTTCCAACGCCGAGCAGAAGGCGATGGCCGGGAACGAGCGGTTCGACGCCGACGAACTGATGGTCGCCAAGGCGATCGTCAATGGCGGTTCGCCGCTGAAACGGATTCACGCCGCGGCCCAGGGCCGGGCGACGCCGATCAAGAAGCGGACGAGCCACGTTGAGATCCACGTTCGGAGCAAGGAGTAG
- a CDS encoding 30S ribosomal protein S3 produces MGQKTNPIGFRLGIVKPWVSRWYATKEMPALLKEDELIRKYLLTRLGHAAIAEIHIERRPGKVTVTVHTGRPGVVIGKKGTEVDKLRDELAQLTSKEAAINVEEIKHPETSSQLVADNIGHQLIQRISFRRAMKRAVQGAMRMGALGIKVRVSGRLGGAEIARTEGYHEGRVPLHTLRADIDYATSTAKTTYGTIGIKVWIFRGEVVEDVTGKTYSTGA; encoded by the coding sequence ATGGGTCAGAAAACCAATCCGATCGGGTTCCGGCTCGGGATCGTCAAGCCGTGGGTTTCCCGATGGTACGCGACCAAGGAAATGCCGGCGCTCCTCAAGGAAGACGAGCTGATCCGGAAGTACTTGCTGACGCGGCTCGGTCATGCGGCCATCGCCGAGATCCATATCGAGCGCCGTCCTGGGAAAGTGACCGTGACGGTCCACACTGGGCGTCCGGGCGTCGTCATCGGGAAGAAGGGCACCGAAGTCGACAAGCTCCGTGACGAACTCGCGCAGCTCACGTCGAAGGAAGCGGCGATCAACGTCGAGGAGATCAAGCACCCCGAGACGTCATCGCAGTTGGTGGCCGACAACATCGGGCATCAGTTGATCCAGCGGATCTCCTTCCGGCGGGCGATGAAGCGGGCGGTCCAGGGCGCGATGCGGATGGGGGCCTTGGGGATCAAGGTCCGCGTCTCCGGTCGGTTGGGCGGGGCGGAAATCGCGCGGACCGAGGGGTATCACGAGGGTCGGGTTCCGCTGCATACGCTGCGGGCCGATATCGACTACGCGACGAGCACGGCCAAGACGACCTACGGCACCATCGGGATCAAGGTGTGGATTTTCCGTGGCGAGGTAGTCGAAGACGTGACCGGCAAGACGTACAGCACGGGAGCCTAA
- a CDS encoding 50S ribosomal protein L16, translated as MLAPKRIKFRKQFKGKMRGLALRGNTVAFGDFALAAMEPGWVSNRQIEASRIAISRAMKRSGKMWIRVFPDKPITKKPAETRMGKGKGNPEGWVAVVKPARILFEVEGVTELVARQAFALAAAKLPVKTRFVKREEH; from the coding sequence ATGCTTGCGCCGAAGCGGATCAAATTCCGCAAGCAATTCAAGGGGAAGATGCGAGGCTTGGCCTTGCGGGGTAACACCGTGGCGTTCGGGGATTTTGCCCTGGCCGCGATGGAGCCGGGCTGGGTTTCGAACCGCCAGATCGAGGCCTCGCGGATCGCGATTTCTCGAGCCATGAAGCGGAGCGGCAAGATGTGGATCCGGGTGTTCCCGGACAAGCCGATTACCAAGAAGCCGGCCGAGACCCGAATGGGTAAGGGTAAGGGTAACCCGGAAGGCTGGGTGGCGGTGGTCAAGCCGGCCCGGATTCTGTTCGAGGTCGAGGGAGTGACCGAGCTGGTGGCACGCCAGGCCTTTGCGTTGGCGGCGGCCAAGTTGCCGGTCAAGACTCGGTTCGTGAAGCGGGAGGAGCACTAA
- a CDS encoding 50S ribosomal protein L29: MKALKAAELAELTVEELNAKLGEIEEEQFRLRFRTATEAVENQIQFRTRRRDIARIKTVLRQKEG; the protein is encoded by the coding sequence ATGAAGGCGCTCAAAGCGGCCGAGCTCGCCGAGTTGACGGTCGAGGAGCTCAACGCGAAGCTCGGCGAGATCGAGGAAGAGCAGTTCCGGCTCCGGTTCCGAACGGCGACCGAAGCCGTCGAGAATCAGATCCAGTTCCGAACCCGTCGGCGTGACATTGCCCGGATCAAGACGGTTTTGCGGCAGAAGGAAGGTTGA
- a CDS encoding 30S ribosomal protein S17 translates to MTEATAAPRNRRKGRTGVVKSDKMTKTVTVMMERRFAHPVYGKRITRQKTIKARNDLGAKTGDTVRVMETRPLAKTVRWRVTEIVEKAK, encoded by the coding sequence ATGACGGAAGCGACCGCGGCACCTCGGAACCGGCGGAAGGGTCGGACCGGCGTGGTGAAGAGCGACAAGATGACGAAGACCGTGACCGTAATGATGGAGCGGCGGTTTGCCCATCCGGTGTACGGGAAGCGGATTACCCGGCAGAAGACGATCAAGGCCCGGAACGATCTCGGGGCGAAGACCGGCGACACTGTTCGGGTGATGGAAACCCGTCCGCTGGCGAAGACTGTGCGCTGGCGCGTGACTGAGATCGTGGAGAAGGCGAAGTAG
- a CDS encoding 50S ribosomal protein L14, whose product MVQQETILRVADNSGARKALVIRVLGGSKRRYAGLGDVVIVAIKDAIPTGQVKKGDVARAVVVRVVKETRRKDGSYIRFDENAVVLINDQGEPRATRIFGPVARELRDKRYMKIVSLAPEVI is encoded by the coding sequence ATGGTTCAGCAAGAGACGATACTTCGAGTCGCGGACAACAGCGGGGCCCGCAAGGCCCTCGTGATCCGCGTGTTGGGCGGCTCCAAGCGCCGCTATGCCGGGCTCGGTGACGTGGTGATCGTGGCCATCAAGGACGCGATTCCCACCGGCCAGGTGAAGAAGGGGGACGTCGCGCGAGCGGTGGTCGTCCGAGTGGTGAAGGAGACCCGTCGCAAGGACGGTTCCTACATCCGCTTCGATGAGAACGCGGTCGTGCTCATCAATGATCAGGGCGAACCGCGAGCGACCCGAATTTTCGGGCCGGTTGCCCGGGAGCTGCGCGATAAGCGATACATGAAGATCGTATCGTTGGCGCCGGAGGTCATCTAA
- a CDS encoding 50S ribosomal protein L24 codes for MPITKGDMVQVISGANKGKRARVLRVHLKTGRVTLEGLNMVKRHLRATTPNGQSGIVERPAPIHHSNMMLIDPKTGEPTRVRRKRDQDGTVERIAVKSGQSIVRNR; via the coding sequence ATGCCGATCACCAAGGGCGATATGGTCCAGGTGATCTCGGGCGCCAACAAGGGCAAGCGGGCCCGGGTGCTGCGAGTGCATCTCAAGACCGGCCGGGTCACCCTCGAGGGCCTGAATATGGTCAAGCGCCACCTTCGGGCGACGACCCCCAACGGGCAGTCGGGAATTGTAGAGCGTCCGGCGCCGATCCATCATTCCAATATGATGTTGATCGATCCCAAAACGGGCGAGCCGACCCGGGTTCGGCGGAAGCGGGACCAGGACGGCACCGTTGAGCGGATCGCCGTGAAGTCCGGGCAGTCGATTGTGAGGAACCGGTAA